Proteins from one Hydrogenivirga caldilitoris genomic window:
- a CDS encoding DHA2 family efflux MFS transporter permease subunit, whose protein sequence is MSQSYSLNRGELIVHTLIVMAGAFMAILDTTIVDIALPKMMAPLKTDLYGIQWVVTAYMIAAAVTLPLIEWLEKLTGLKAMYIAGVALFGLSSYLCGVSTELYQIVVFRAIQGFAEALIIVSAQAILFTIYPPEQKGIAMGVFGLGASFAPAVGPTLGGWLTEHLSWNWIFFINIPVGIVLTTASLFFLKEVSLERKLLPFNLLSFTLISVATVSTLIVLSKGQQFGWFTSNTIAFLTVLALAGYLLYFVSDLFSSNRLIDLNVFRSLNFSVSFVVFMLVLGFSMYALFYAIPLYFEFLKGLSTFTTGLLLLPFAFSIALFSVVAGVLSDRWSAGGTLFVAIVLYLGSIFLFTRHYDLYTPKAEASLELSLMGIGMGLFFAPVTVIALRGLEEKTILVISLLDYIRFIGGSFGTAIATNVIKGNASFHYDEISTLQSQNYHYVKGSIEGIAYNFINTSSTVGEALTKAYYSFGAIQTKLAYSYAFQDLFVWSGVFAILGLLPLLLLFWSWRYNKV, encoded by the coding sequence ATGAGTCAGTCATATTCTCTGAATAGAGGTGAGCTCATTGTTCACACCCTGATAGTTATGGCTGGGGCTTTTATGGCTATTTTGGATACCACCATAGTAGACATAGCCCTTCCAAAGATGATGGCTCCTCTAAAAACCGACCTGTATGGTATCCAGTGGGTGGTTACCGCCTACATGATAGCTGCTGCCGTCACCTTACCCTTGATAGAGTGGCTTGAAAAACTCACTGGTTTAAAGGCTATGTATATAGCGGGTGTGGCTCTTTTCGGTCTCTCAAGCTACCTGTGCGGGGTCTCTACGGAGCTTTATCAGATTGTAGTATTCCGTGCCATTCAGGGATTTGCTGAAGCCCTTATAATAGTTTCCGCTCAAGCGATCCTCTTCACCATATATCCCCCGGAGCAAAAGGGTATAGCTATGGGCGTTTTTGGCTTGGGGGCTTCCTTTGCCCCTGCTGTTGGTCCTACTTTGGGTGGCTGGCTTACCGAGCATCTGAGCTGGAACTGGATATTTTTCATAAACATACCTGTTGGTATAGTTCTCACAACAGCCTCCCTATTCTTTCTGAAAGAAGTTTCCTTGGAGAGGAAGCTCCTTCCCTTCAACTTGTTATCCTTTACCCTTATATCGGTAGCAACGGTAAGCACCCTTATAGTCCTGTCAAAGGGACAACAGTTTGGTTGGTTTACATCAAATACCATAGCTTTCCTTACAGTTTTAGCCCTTGCGGGATACCTTCTTTATTTCGTGTCTGACTTATTCTCCAGCAATAGACTTATTGATCTTAATGTATTTAGGAGCTTAAACTTCTCCGTTTCCTTCGTGGTTTTCATGCTGGTTCTTGGTTTTTCTATGTACGCTCTTTTCTATGCTATACCCCTATACTTTGAATTCCTCAAAGGCTTGAGCACCTTCACCACCGGCTTACTTCTCTTACCCTTTGCCTTTTCAATAGCCCTTTTCTCCGTGGTGGCGGGTGTCCTGAGTGACAGGTGGAGTGCAGGGGGTACACTCTTCGTAGCTATAGTCTTGTATCTTGGTTCTATATTTCTATTTACGAGACATTACGATCTATATACTCCAAAGGCGGAAGCCTCTTTAGAACTTTCCCTCATGGGGATAGGTATGGGTCTCTTCTTTGCACCGGTCACGGTGATAGCTCTAAGAGGGCTTGAGGAGAAGACGATCCTCGTTATAAGTCTCTTGGACTATATTCGTTTTATAGGTGGCTCTTTCGGGACAGCTATAGCTACCAACGTAATAAAAGGCAACGCCTCCTTTCACTACGATGAAATTTCAACCCTTCAGTCTCAAAATTACCACTATGTTAAAGGGAGTATAGAGGGGATAGCTTACAACTTCATCAACACTTCCTCAACCGTTGGTGAAGCCCTAACCAAAGCCTACTACTCCTTTGGGGCAATTCAGACCAAACTCGCGTACTCCTATGCCTTCCAGGACCTTTTTGTGTGGAGTGGAGTCTTCGCGATTCTGGGTTTGTTGCCTCTTTTACTGCTTTTTTGGAGCTGGAGATATAATAAGGTCTGA
- the dprA gene encoding DNA-processing protein DprA — protein sequence MEKVDLWLRLKLTKGLGDRTLAKLYRFFGDAERIVSANFDELKSLIGEKKANALVKGEYDREIFSRLLDTIERHSLKVMTIEDDTYPEHFRTLQDPPALLFLKGNLRELPLFGIVGTRKPTPYTLSFIEDLVKLGLSKGYGIVSGGAPGVDSKSHESAIENGGYTVCVLGYGILKARGSVFKRIEDAGGALLTEFLPHEPGSRHTFPRRNRLIAALSEFLVIPEAGKGSGSMITAGYAFEQGKRVYVHIGIGRSPNWEGCYQLLREGKATLIKDGFDLFGHSGGEGKNDLIDFLKVPRSLEDIRDFLKLSEGETLALLTKMEIEGKVKRMGAFYLS from the coding sequence ATGGAAAAGGTAGATCTGTGGCTCAGGCTTAAGTTAACAAAAGGTCTCGGGGACAGAACTTTAGCAAAGCTCTACAGATTTTTCGGAGACGCGGAGAGGATAGTATCTGCAAACTTTGATGAGTTAAAGAGCCTTATAGGGGAGAAAAAAGCCAACGCCCTGGTGAAGGGTGAGTATGACAGAGAAATCTTTAGCAGGCTTCTTGACACCATTGAAAGACATTCCTTAAAGGTAATGACTATTGAAGACGATACGTACCCCGAGCACTTCAGGACTTTGCAGGACCCTCCGGCTTTGCTGTTCCTGAAGGGGAATCTAAGGGAACTTCCTCTTTTTGGTATAGTTGGTACAAGAAAACCGACCCCTTACACACTTTCTTTCATAGAAGACCTTGTTAAACTGGGCTTGTCAAAGGGTTACGGTATAGTTTCTGGTGGAGCTCCTGGAGTTGATTCAAAATCCCATGAGAGTGCGATTGAAAACGGAGGTTACACGGTTTGTGTGTTGGGTTACGGAATTCTAAAAGCGAGAGGAAGCGTATTTAAAAGGATAGAGGACGCAGGAGGAGCTTTGCTTACAGAGTTTTTACCCCACGAACCTGGGAGTAGGCATACCTTCCCCAGGAGAAACAGGTTAATAGCAGCCCTATCCGAGTTTCTTGTTATCCCCGAGGCTGGTAAAGGCAGTGGCTCTATGATAACTGCAGGCTACGCCTTTGAGCAGGGAAAGAGGGTCTACGTTCATATAGGTATAGGCAGGTCGCCCAACTGGGAAGGATGTTACCAGCTTTTGAGGGAAGGTAAAGCTACCCTGATAAAGGACGGCTTTGACCTGTTTGGACATTCTGGTGGAGAAGGCAAGAACGACCTTATAGACTTTTTGAAAGTCCCAAGGAGCCTGGAAGATATAAGAGATTTTCTAAAGTTGAGTGAGGGGGAAACTCTTGCCTTACTCACAAAGATGGAGATTGAGGGTAAGGTAAAAAGGATGGGAGCTTTCTACCTTTCCTGA
- a CDS encoding 4Fe-4S dicluster domain-containing protein: MYYVAQVIRDECSKYNCKQCTLFCPEPNTLMYTDEGHHAYVMTERCKGCALCVYVCSNLLKRDSIEMVYAENRDVAGVR; the protein is encoded by the coding sequence ATGTATTACGTTGCTCAGGTGATTCGTGATGAGTGCAGCAAATATAACTGTAAGCAGTGTACCCTATTCTGTCCAGAACCTAACACCCTTATGTATACGGATGAAGGTCACCATGCCTACGTTATGACCGAGAGATGCAAGGGTTGTGCGCTTTGCGTATACGTATGCTCTAACCTTCTAAAGAGAGATTCTATAGAAATGGTTTATGCAGAAAACAGGGATGTTGCTGGAGTTAGATAA
- a CDS encoding carbon monoxide dehydrogenase beta subunit family protein, which translates to MAKLGPSGYSPYPVAMYEDILTPPPGKALLFNEIVDEEIAMREAAKAMLTRENPTIFPGPQVLYAWNEEAKEKARLVRKIAETLGAKIIPMYDYRPKYPKIDPEKEINPNHPNLTIWHNNIKACIFIGVHCHYANVALKIIRAETDCFTIAMCGNAGHEDAMITLRDQHTEELEKFIRVAEEVKKELGK; encoded by the coding sequence ATGGCTAAATTGGGACCCTCAGGATACTCACCCTATCCTGTTGCTATGTATGAAGACATTTTAACACCACCTCCCGGAAAAGCCCTTCTCTTCAATGAAATAGTTGATGAAGAGATAGCTATGAGAGAAGCGGCTAAGGCTATGCTAACCCGGGAGAACCCAACCATATTCCCAGGACCTCAGGTGCTCTATGCCTGGAATGAGGAGGCTAAGGAGAAGGCAAGGCTTGTAAGGAAGATAGCAGAAACCCTTGGAGCAAAGATAATTCCAATGTACGATTACAGACCAAAGTATCCAAAGATAGACCCCGAAAAGGAGATAAACCCTAACCACCCTAACCTAACGATATGGCACAACAACATAAAAGCGTGCATCTTCATAGGTGTTCACTGTCACTATGCAAACGTGGCTCTGAAAATAATAAGGGCGGAGACAGACTGCTTCACGATAGCTATGTGTGGTAACGCAGGACACGAAGATGCGATGATCACCCTAAGAGACCAGCATACCGAAGAGCTTGAGAAGTTCATAAGGGTTGCTGAAGAAGTGAAGAAGGAGTTGGGCAAGTGA
- a CDS encoding transketolase C-terminal domain-containing protein → MQKTEQVQYNRAGQRIVSPDYLLFEAPREKQFMTGSEVVKEAVKRASVDASVSYPITPQSEAAHLIGELWVEGYVGVYFRGESEFGVMSEVAGCSMAGARTITTTSGPGTLRAMENFPMWAGSRLPIQLVLMARGVNAPLTIQPDNLEISFLLDTGCMIWHAETAQELFDMILAGFVVAEQPDVHVPVITAIDGFFISHTREAVMLPPDDIALPPYNPYKSPMVPLDMEMAPGRFLRDPYVMKSNYISYAAHTSWQFEVRAAIERSKPYAKHYLRGLIEEFGDPEAEIVFVASGTAAAQAKEATLMLLHDEGVKARVVRLKTIRPFPTKELIEALRGAKYVFVPEFNVIGWLEREVRRALYGNLDVPVIGSPRVAGGMTMPPEFIVKEILQFLGKEVKHVV, encoded by the coding sequence ATGCAGAAAACCGAACAGGTTCAATATAATAGAGCGGGGCAGAGGATAGTTTCACCAGACTATCTGCTCTTTGAAGCACCAAGAGAAAAACAGTTTATGACAGGCTCAGAGGTTGTTAAAGAAGCTGTTAAAAGAGCTAGCGTTGACGCTTCTGTTTCGTACCCGATAACCCCCCAATCGGAGGCAGCACATCTTATAGGTGAACTATGGGTAGAAGGGTACGTCGGGGTTTACTTCAGGGGTGAGTCAGAGTTCGGAGTTATGTCCGAGGTAGCCGGTTGCTCCATGGCAGGTGCCAGAACCATAACTACCACATCCGGACCCGGAACCCTGAGAGCAATGGAGAACTTCCCCATGTGGGCGGGCTCACGTCTACCTATACAACTTGTCCTTATGGCAAGGGGTGTGAACGCTCCTTTGACTATACAGCCTGATAACCTGGAGATATCCTTCCTCCTTGACACAGGCTGCATGATATGGCACGCAGAAACAGCTCAAGAGTTGTTTGATATGATACTCGCTGGTTTTGTTGTCGCAGAGCAGCCGGACGTTCACGTTCCTGTCATAACAGCCATAGATGGCTTCTTTATATCCCATACGAGGGAAGCCGTTATGCTCCCCCCCGATGATATAGCACTTCCTCCCTATAACCCCTACAAGTCCCCCATGGTTCCCCTTGACATGGAGATGGCACCCGGCAGGTTCCTAAGAGACCCGTACGTTATGAAGTCTAACTACATATCCTATGCAGCCCATACAAGCTGGCAGTTTGAAGTAAGGGCAGCTATAGAAAGGTCAAAGCCTTATGCTAAGCACTATCTTAGGGGCTTAATAGAAGAGTTTGGAGACCCTGAAGCCGAGATAGTCTTCGTTGCGTCAGGAACGGCGGCAGCCCAGGCTAAGGAAGCTACCCTTATGCTCCTTCATGATGAAGGGGTGAAAGCCAGGGTTGTAAGGCTCAAAACTATAAGACCTTTCCCCACAAAGGAACTTATAGAAGCCCTCAGGGGCGCTAAGTACGTTTTCGTTCCTGAGTTTAACGTTATAGGCTGGCTTGAAAGAGAAGTAAGGCGTGCCCTTTACGGAAATCTTGATGTCCCCGTTATAGGTTCTCCAAGGGTCGCCGGTGGTATGACCATGCCACCTGAGTTTATAGTTAAGGAGATTCTCCAATTCCTTGGAAAGGAGGTGAAACATGTCGTATAA
- a CDS encoding thiamine pyrophosphate-dependent enzyme, which produces MSYKIFKINEDLKDFMPPEIVDLEEKATWGNPKRGVMDLPYSKELIEEHSLCAGCPESAAFRYILASLPNPEDTIIVNSTGCTSLVFPHIALHTVHSLFGNQNAVASGIKRVLEWRFPDKVKDVIVLAGDGATVDIGLDCTLQSFFRQEKITTICFDNEVYANTGGQESGMTVKGHVFKMAPKGKQWDKVPMWQLAIDSGCHYVVRMTVSSPKKVEKVIKQAIYVAREVGPTYIHLYTPCILEIGLNADDGLEEMRRTDKERFKFFEYMTDAAKEVIERKKEEGLI; this is translated from the coding sequence ATGTCGTATAAGATTTTTAAAATAAACGAAGACCTTAAAGATTTCATGCCACCTGAAATAGTTGACCTTGAGGAGAAAGCTACCTGGGGGAATCCCAAGCGTGGAGTCATGGACCTGCCCTACTCCAAAGAGCTCATTGAAGAACACTCCCTCTGTGCAGGGTGTCCAGAATCAGCAGCCTTCAGGTATATCCTTGCATCTCTTCCGAACCCTGAAGACACGATAATAGTTAACTCAACAGGTTGCACATCCCTCGTCTTTCCTCACATAGCCCTACACACAGTTCACTCCCTCTTTGGAAACCAGAACGCCGTTGCCTCTGGCATAAAGAGAGTCCTTGAATGGAGGTTTCCGGACAAGGTCAAAGACGTGATAGTCCTTGCAGGAGACGGAGCAACGGTTGATATAGGTCTTGACTGTACCCTCCAATCCTTCTTCAGACAGGAGAAGATAACCACCATATGCTTTGACAACGAAGTTTACGCTAACACCGGAGGGCAGGAGAGTGGAATGACCGTTAAGGGGCACGTCTTTAAGATGGCTCCTAAGGGCAAACAGTGGGATAAGGTTCCCATGTGGCAACTTGCTATAGACTCCGGGTGTCACTACGTAGTCAGAATGACCGTCTCATCACCTAAGAAGGTTGAAAAGGTTATAAAACAGGCTATATACGTGGCGAGAGAAGTTGGACCAACTTACATACACCTTTACACACCCTGCATACTTGAGATAGGGCTTAACGCCGATGATGGTCTTGAAGAGATGAGGAGAACGGATAAAGAAAGGTTTAAGTTCTTTGAATATATGACGGATGCGGCTAAGGAAGTCATTGAGAGGAAGAAAGAGGAGGGTCTGATATGA
- a CDS encoding 2-oxoacid:acceptor oxidoreductase family protein, which yields MSQPKRRRVNVRMPAIGGQGAVTAAHIMATAADYAGYYAVSNPFFGAEKRMAPAESYVRIGVDPIYDRGEVVYPDVIMVFHSQVITMGKSYTMPFYSGIKKNGLIIVNTEEDLLTDRDHKFLESLNVKVFNFPATKFAMEIAGTELATNMAMLGAFFGATQIVGMDAIEEGIKARFLKKFVASGGTMSLDSAIERKFKKKLELIEKNINTAKAAYEIAQDWAKSQGVEAWLPKPEEVAKV from the coding sequence ATGAGCCAGCCAAAGAGGAGAAGGGTTAACGTAAGAATGCCTGCCATAGGCGGACAGGGTGCCGTTACAGCAGCCCATATTATGGCTACAGCGGCAGACTACGCCGGGTACTACGCCGTTTCAAATCCCTTTTTCGGAGCTGAGAAAAGGATGGCTCCCGCCGAGAGCTACGTGAGGATAGGCGTTGACCCCATATACGACAGGGGTGAAGTGGTTTATCCGGACGTAATTATGGTTTTCCATTCCCAGGTTATAACCATGGGTAAGTCCTACACTATGCCCTTTTACTCAGGTATAAAGAAGAACGGACTGATAATAGTGAACACAGAGGAAGACCTCCTCACAGATAGAGACCATAAGTTCCTTGAATCACTCAATGTAAAGGTGTTCAATTTTCCCGCCACCAAGTTTGCTATGGAGATAGCTGGAACTGAACTTGCCACCAACATGGCTATGTTGGGAGCTTTCTTTGGAGCTACCCAGATAGTAGGCATGGACGCTATTGAGGAAGGTATAAAGGCAAGGTTCCTTAAGAAGTTTGTCGCTTCTGGTGGTACCATGTCCCTTGACTCGGCAATAGAAAGGAAGTTCAAGAAGAAGCTTGAACTTATTGAGAAAAACATAAATACCGCAAAGGCAGCCTATGAGATAGCACAGGACTGGGCAAAGAGCCAGGGTGTAGAGGCTTGGCTGCCAAAACCCGAAGAAGTAGCAAAGGTCTGA
- the trxB gene encoding thioredoxin-disulfide reductase, producing the protein MGVGFGLNYQPEELYDVIIIGAGPAGSTAAIYTSRAGLKTLVLYRAEADGALGVTQQIENYPGVPGPVSGYELLKIMREQAKSFGTQFVRGKVIATDFSDEVKKVFTIDGREFRGKAIIIASGAMERANKFKGEDEFLGRGVSYCGVCDAAFFKDQPVAVVGEDDYGVEEAEFIARFASKVYFVAPGSKIKAPAEVIEEFEKLDNVEVLLRHRVLEIVGDQLVKGLKLKDVAKQEEKLLEVNGVFIFLGGTKPSVDFLMGQVEMTDGDCIVVNEEMMTSVPGVFAAGDVLCTNIKQAVIAAADGCKAALAVDKFINKKAKITSQW; encoded by the coding sequence ATGGGTGTAGGATTCGGTCTAAACTACCAACCGGAAGAGCTATACGACGTCATCATTATAGGAGCCGGTCCAGCCGGCTCTACCGCCGCCATATACACTTCAAGAGCAGGGCTAAAAACCCTTGTCCTTTACAGAGCCGAGGCTGACGGTGCCCTTGGAGTCACCCAGCAGATAGAAAACTACCCTGGTGTTCCCGGACCCGTATCTGGATATGAACTTCTAAAGATAATGAGGGAACAGGCTAAAAGCTTTGGAACCCAGTTTGTGAGGGGTAAGGTTATCGCTACAGACTTCTCTGATGAGGTAAAAAAGGTGTTTACCATAGACGGAAGGGAGTTCAGAGGCAAGGCGATAATAATAGCTTCCGGAGCTATGGAGAGAGCTAACAAGTTCAAGGGAGAGGATGAATTTCTTGGAAGGGGTGTCTCTTACTGCGGTGTATGTGATGCTGCTTTCTTCAAAGACCAGCCTGTTGCCGTTGTAGGTGAAGACGACTACGGAGTAGAAGAGGCAGAGTTCATCGCCCGCTTTGCAAGTAAAGTCTATTTCGTTGCTCCCGGTAGCAAGATAAAAGCTCCCGCGGAGGTTATTGAAGAATTTGAGAAGCTTGATAACGTTGAGGTACTTTTAAGACACAGGGTTCTTGAGATAGTTGGAGACCAACTTGTAAAGGGACTGAAGCTCAAAGATGTTGCAAAGCAGGAGGAGAAACTCCTTGAGGTAAATGGGGTCTTCATATTCCTCGGTGGGACAAAACCCTCTGTTGACTTCCTTATGGGTCAGGTTGAGATGACAGATGGAGACTGCATAGTTGTCAACGAGGAAATGATGACCTCTGTGCCCGGTGTCTTTGCAGCAGGTGACGTTCTATGTACCAACATAAAACAAGCTGTGATAGCTGCAGCCGATGGATGTAAAGCAGCCCTTGCGGTGGACAAGTTCATAAACAAAAAGGCAAAGATTACATCTCAGTGGTAA
- a CDS encoding peroxiredoxin, translated as MEMVSVGKKVPNFEMEVYDPKTRSFGKVSLEDFIRERRWLVLFFYPADFTFVCPTELADLAEHYEELTQLGVEVISVSTDTKYVHLAWHQSEKLLENVTYPMGADPTGKIARMFGVYDEDTGLALRGTFIINPDGVLVGSEVNFYNVGRNAEELVRKMKANVYLMSHPDEACPAKWEPGRKTLKPSEEIVGRVHEALG; from the coding sequence ATGGAGATGGTAAGTGTGGGTAAGAAGGTTCCAAACTTTGAGATGGAAGTTTATGATCCAAAGACGAGGAGCTTTGGTAAGGTTTCCCTTGAAGACTTTATAAGAGAGAGGAGATGGCTGGTTTTATTCTTTTATCCTGCGGATTTCACCTTTGTGTGTCCAACGGAGCTTGCCGACCTTGCAGAGCACTATGAGGAACTCACCCAACTGGGTGTGGAAGTCATATCCGTATCAACGGACACCAAGTATGTGCACCTGGCTTGGCACCAGTCTGAGAAACTCCTGGAAAACGTAACGTACCCAATGGGTGCAGACCCCACCGGAAAAATAGCGAGGATGTTCGGCGTGTACGATGAGGATACAGGTTTGGCTCTCAGAGGTACATTTATAATCAACCCCGACGGTGTGCTTGTTGGCTCAGAGGTAAACTTCTACAACGTTGGCAGAAACGCTGAGGAACTTGTCAGGAAGATGAAGGCTAACGTGTACCTTATGAGTCATCCCGATGAAGCCTGCCCGGCAAAGTGGGAACCTGGAAGAAAAACCCTGAAACCTTCCGAAGAGATAGTTGGCAGGGTCCATGAGGCACTTGGATGA